The following coding sequences lie in one Epinephelus lanceolatus isolate andai-2023 chromosome 24, ASM4190304v1, whole genome shotgun sequence genomic window:
- the arhgap1 gene encoding rho GTPase-activating protein 1, which yields MSSELLVDLGEDPATAQLGQLKLTTIEDQQWPADESTLSKSETDLSQRFDAGSPHLPWDHPFYDIARHQIIEVAGDDNFGRKVIVFNACRMPPQHQLDHHKLLMYLKGTLDQYVESDYTLIYFHHGLTSENKPSLSWLRDAYREFDRKYKKNIKALYIVHPTMFIKTLLILFKPIISFKFGRKINYVSYLSELEDVVKCEQLLIPARVKEYDNKLRASLKPSAQPPMSPPHSPPLPNQVFGVPLAILRQRSSEDDLVPVVMRDTIGFLSEQGLEIEGIFRRSANVTLVKDVQVRYNSGMTVDFREIEDVHLAAVILKTFLRELPEPLLTYQLYNDIVNFTSVSSDSQVEQMKTLLESLPEENYASLRYLITFLAQVSANSEVNKMTNSNLAVVFGPNLLWGRDAAMSLSAIGPINNFTRTLLDQQHLVFT from the exons ATGTCGTCAGAGCTGCTGGTAGATTTGGGCGAAGACCCCGCGACCGCACAGTTGGGACAGCTGAAGCTGACCACGATAGAGGACCAGCAGTGGCCCGCCGATGAGTCGACTCTCAGCAAGTCAG AGACAGATCTCTCCCAGCGCTTTGATGCCGGCTCCCCCCACCTGCCCTGGGACCATCCTTTCTACGACATCGCCAGGCATCAGATCATTGAAGTGGCAG gtgatGATAACTTCGGCAGGAAGGTGATAGTGTTCAATGCGTGCAGGATGCCGCCACAGCACCAGCTGGACCACCACAAGCTGCTGAT GTATCTCAAAGGAACGCTGGATCAGTATGTCGAAAGTGACTACACTCTGATCTATTTCCATCACGGGCTGACCAGTGAAAACAAACCGTCACTCAGCTGGCTACGAGACGCTTACAGAGAGTTTGACAGAAA GTATAAGAAGAACATCAAGGCTCTGTATATTGTCCATCCCACCATGTTCATCAAGACCCTGCTGATCCTCTTCAAACCAATCATCAG TTTTAAGTTTGGCAGGAAGATCAACTATGTGAGCTATCTGAGTGAGCTGGAGGATGTGGTGAAGTGTGAgcagctgctcattcctgcccGCGTCAAAGA gtACGACAACAAGTTGAGAGCGTCTCTGAAACCGAGCGCCCAGCCTCCCATGTCTCCTCCTCACAGCCCTCCCCTCCCCAACCAGGTGTTTGGAGTGCCGCTTGCAAT actcaGACAGAGGAGTTCAGAAGATGATCTAGTTCCTGTGGTGATGAGAGACACCATTGGCTTCCTCTCAGAGCAAG gtttggAGATTGAAGGGATCTTCAGACGGTCTGCCAATGTGACTCTGGTAAAGGACGTCCAGGTCAGATACAACTCAG GTATGACAGTGGATTTCAGAGAGATAGAAGACGTCCACTTGGCTGCTGTGATTCTGAAGACGTTCCTGAGGGAGTTACCTGAGCCTCTGCTCACCTACCAGCTCTACAACGACATCGTCAACTTCACCT CTGTATCCAGTGACAGCCAGGTGGAGCAGATGAAGACGCTGCTGGAGTCGCTGCCAGAGGAAAACTATGCATCACTCCGATACCTCATCACATTCCTGGCACAG gtatCAGCCAACAGCGAAGTGAACAAGATGACCAACAGCAACCTGGCTGTGGTGTTTGGTCCTAACCTGCTCTGGGGGCGGGACGCCGCCATGTCACTCAGCGCCATCGGGCCAATCAACAACTTCACCAGAACCCTGCTGGACCAGCAGCATCTGGTCTTCAcctaa